In bacterium, the genomic window ACCTTACTAATCCAAGTGGCTGGCAGGTTTCACAAAGTGACGTAGGTCCTGATACCTATATTTTAAATGCTGCTTTCTCAGAACAATTAGGAAATATCTTCTGGAAGGAGGAAAACCACGCGCTTTCTACTGGGCCGGTCATTTGCTCAGAGACTAAATTTGCCGGAGACGAGACTGGTGTTGGAGTCTCTCCTGGTGAAGAGAGGACATTATGGCTTCAATTTAAGGCACCAACTGCAACTTCTGTTACTATAGAGCAGGATATTGAGGTGGTGGTGAATGCACAAGTACCTTAATTTTCATTTATCTACCTGACGGGTATTGATATAGATGAGGAGTTAATAAAAAAATGTTAAACCAAAAGAAAGGAGTGAGGAAAATGAAGAGGTTTTTAGCGGGAATTTTGGTTTTGTTCGTGTTTTCCGGATTTACAGTTCAGGCCCAGGCCGCAGAATCAGATGTGGTAACAGTTAGGGTTAGTATACTTGCTTCCTTGAGTGTAGACATTACTGAGACCGAGGTTGATTTGGGCTCTGTAAGTGCTGGGAGTACCACTGTTTCGTCTTTTGGGGTTACAGTGACCAATACTGGAAGCGGTATTGACGAGACTTATTCTTTGAGTCTAGTTGACCCATCAGGATGGTCAGCCTCACAGTCAGCAGCAGGTGTGGATACCTATGTTTTAAATGCTTCGTTTGATTCAGATGGTGTGTTAACTTGGGATGTGACAGATCATGCCCTTTCAACTACACCAGTTGTTTGCACAGGTAGTGTGTTTGCTGGAGACCAGACAGGGGTAAGTGTGCCACAGGGAGGAGTAAGGTCCCTTTGGTTTCAATTTCTCGCGCCTACAGCTACAAGTGTAAGTGAAGAACAGGGTATCATGGTTACGATTACAGCTCAGGTAAGTTGATACTGATTTTTGAAGAGGATGTAGCTGCAAAGTTTACTTTGCCTATAGCAGAACAAGTCCCGTACGAACGTCTTAAAATTTTAATATGTCCGTACGGGGCAAGGTCTGCAGCTATACTTGTATTGAAGAATGTTTAAGGGGGAGAGATGAAAAGAATTCTTTTAGTATTTTTCGTTAGTTTTTTCTTTGTCCAGTCTGCTTCTGCAGGAGGATTGAGCACTACCTTTGGCGAGGTTTTGGTTGAAGATTTACGTATAGGTGAAGCTTATTCAATGGAGAAAGAGGCAAAGGTACCTTTGATCATTACCAATACAAGTAATCAAGAGGTAAAATTGAAAATAGAAGTTTTAACTCCTCAAGAAAGTGAATTAAAAGAAAGTTTTGAGGCCATTCCTGATATTGGCTGGGTAGAGCTTAGTCAGAACGAATTTGTGATTGGATCAGGCCAATCGATAAAAACAGATGTAATTATATCCATTCCTGATGATGAGAAATATCTGGATAAAAAATATCAGGTTTTTATCTGGTCATATACTGTTGGAAGGTCAATAGGATTAGGATTGAAAAGCAAACTATTATTCAGTACTAGGAAAGCAGAAACAGAATCCAGATAAGAGAAGGCAGAGTGATTATAATGATGAGAAAATTTTCCATTGCTGCAATATCCTTAAGCTTAATATGTCTACTTAGCGGTTTATGCTATGCTGATGTCTCTGACACAATCTTACTTAGAGTTACAGTTATGGACGATAATAATCCTCTGGAAATTTATACTGCAAGTGGATATGAGGCGGCCTTTATAAAAGAGAGCGGAAATATTGCGTATATCAGGGATTCATATACAGGGCAGGACATTTGCGAGGGGAATGATTATAACCTATGGCAGGTCTTTTCATATGCTATTGACAGGATGGTAATAGACGACAATAATAACGGAGATACTTCGAGAAATAGCTTTGGGTATAGAGAAGTTTTAGGACACAGAACATCTCTGATGCAAGTTTCTTATTCTCTCAATGCCGAGGAGGCACGAGGAGGAAATGGTTATTGCATTCAACTTGAGTATGAGAGTACGAGTGATTATGACGCCCAATTTGCACGCTATACCCACTATTTTGGGGATGGCATTTCCCATGTCGAATTGAGCGGGCAAGATTTCATATCTTTCTGGATTAAAGGGGATACGGCAGAAGATTCAGGGCCTTTTTCGCTTACGCTTTGGTCCGGGGCCTATGCCAGCGTTTATATGGGAGATTATTTGCCTGAGGGTAGAATAACGACTGAATGGCAACAGGTTCACATTCCTTTAAATGCCTTCTTTGCCCCGGGTTATTCTTTCCCTGAAAATATGGATAGTTGGGCTAATTTCAGCTTTGAAATACGCGGGAATGAAGTGGGTATTGGTAGCGGGACTTATTTTATTGACGATTTAGAATTTAGCTATGGTAGTTATCCCGATGCTTGGAAATGGTGGGTGGGTAGCTGGGAATTTGCCAATCTCGGAGGATATGATTTTATTCTAGAGAAGGTTGATCCTGACAGATGGTTATTTCATTATAGATTGACTGATCCTACTCCAAGTGATTTCATAGATATAGAATTTAGATTCTACGATTATTATTTCGATGTGGTATTTTATGTCTTGAACAACTGCTCGTATGAAGAAGAGATTATTCATGGAGTGCGTTTTCCAATGGATATAGGCTTTACATCAGATAATATTGATCAAGTGATACTTCCGATAGTAGATGGAGTAGCTATCCAGGGTGATTGGTTTGGGAAGGGTGAGAATGCATCGTTTAAATATCAAGGTGGAGTTTCGTCAGATTTTGTAGGTATAGAGGATAAATACGAAAGCAGGCTTGCTATCTATACATTAGAACCTGATCCATTAGAACATCACCCCGCTGAATTGACACTTGATGGTGAACATCAGTATAATCCACTTAGTGATTTCCATCATATCTTTTTTACCCATATAGATGTTGGAGAAAGCTGGCAGAGTCCTGTAGTAAGATTTAGAGTGGGTTCTACTATCCAGGAAGCACTTACGGATTATTCTCTTGAAAATGGTTTTAGCAGTCTTCCGACATTAGAGGAGAAATGTAATGATTATAATCCTTATCTTTTTGAACGTCTCTCAAAAAGTCCTTTACTGAAGATAGATATGTTAGGTGCAGGACAGGAGAGCTATCAATATGTCTATGGGACCTTGCTTCCATTATTGCCTGAGCCTAGTATCGCACACCTAGTTACTTACTGGGAAGGGGGCTTTGACAATAATTATCCAGACTATGTAATGCCTGGCCAGAGCCCTAATCCGTCATTTGGAACTGAGGAAGATTTCATCGACATTTTTACGGAGCACGATTCGACCCAGCAGATTATGCCATATACAAATCCGACATGGTGGGATTATAACTCAGAGATCTATGGAATAAATGGAGATGACCTCATTGCCAAAAATCTATCTGGGTACGGTGTAATGGAAAAATATAATAGTAGCGCAGGATTTGTCACTTCTCCTTATCAGATCGATGTACAGAATCGGATTCTTGAAAATATAGATTATTTTAGCGACGTATATCCGAGTAATCTCCTTTTCCAAGATCAACTTGCTGCCCGTGGTTTTTTTCATGATATACACCCTTCAGCACCTGATTTCTTATCATATGGTCAGGGATGGATTGAAAACGCAGTTTATTATGCAACCGAGATCCCTCTTTATACTGAAGACTGTTTTGATAGATTAGTTTCCCCTGAGGTTGGTTTTTGTGGTACATATCTTAAGAATTGTCATCCAAATCTGAATGTCGATAGGGGCAAGGTTGATATGTGGGTTCAGCCAAACTGGGGGTCTAGTGATACTAATCCTCACACTTTTTGGTATGCCCACAAAGAGACCTATAATAAGAATTCGATCTATATCCAATATTGGCCTCCATTTATTGAATTTGTTATCTATGATGCAGGAGGGACACTTCATAGGGTAGGGTACACTGCGACACATCAAGCAGGAGATTGGCTGCATGTGGAGGCCCGGTGGTATTGTTCAAATACGGATGAGGACGAATATTGTTTCATGAGCATTTCAGAGAATGGGAGCGTAAGAGACGATTCCTCTACTTTATGGGATAGCTGGGCATATGACTTTGGTTCACTTATGACGATTGGGAACAATGGTGACGGAGGTCAACCTGCCGATGCAATTATTGATGACTTGAGAATCTATGAAACTGAATTAGGTGAAGGCCGGCCTATTTTTTACTGTTCTTTTGAAGATACCTTAGAAGATGAAGGAGGCACTCTTCCGTCAGATTCCTATGGCGTGACATTTGTAGACTGTGGACCTTTACGAGAGGGGAGAGGGGTTTTCGTTGATAGTCAAACACAATTGAGGTATTCTACAAATGATAGGGGATTTTTTAAGCCATACCCTGTTGCTATGCTTTTGTATCATGATAAAGTAGCTTTCTATCAACATAATCTTCACAATACGAATATGAGTAAGAATAAGTATAGCTTAAGTTACAATGCAGTTTTTGGAATCAATCATAGCTTAAATGTTTGGAGTTATTATGATGAATATGGCCAGAAGAATGAAGATTTTTCCGCTCCGCTTCGGATTGCTGATGGTTTTCAGAAGTCTTTTCTCTCAAGGGTATTTGGTCAGGAGATGGAAGAATTTGAATATGTCTCTGGTGAAAATAAAAAGGTAATCCTAACAAGCTTTGGCGAAGGTGAAGATGCTATTACTGTAATTGGGAATTTTAATCCTGATAATACCTATAACTATCCTTCATTTCCAGAGATATCCATTGCTCCTGAGGGTTTCTTAGCAGTAGGTGAGTACGAAAGTCTTGTTGCAGGTATCTTTAATGGGGTATTCAACGGAGAATCTCTTTCTTCAGGGGATCACTATCTGGTTATAGAGAGGAAAATTTTAGAATCCACACCTATTATCGAAATTGCCCAACTCTACGGAGAATCAACAGAATTATCTATAGATATTAGTGATTGGGATGGAGATCTCGTGGGGTTAGATGCAATAACCGAAGAAGGTAGTATAATACCGACTTCTTTTAGTGTTGACGGCGATATAGTAAACTTTTACTATGAGAATGTTATAAATAATGAGGATGTTTTGCTTTATCGTTTGAGATAAAACTTCACACTGGATGTTTAGAGTGCAATTTCCTTTGTCTTATCTGGCGCTACTTCAAATAGGCGATTCTGAACCCTGATTTTTATACTGCGTTTGGCTTCTTCGAGCAGGATTCGAAGAGTTTTATGGTCTATAGAAATACTCAATAAATCCCCTCTAAATATTAGCTTAAAGGAGACTCGGTTCCATTTATTTGGTAAAGAAGGATTGAAACTCAATCCTTCTTTTAGTAGACGCATTCCACAGAATCCATTGACTATAGCCTGCCATGTCCCTCCAGAGGAAGCTGAGTGGATTCCTAAGAATGTATTTTCCATCTCATCATATAAATCAAGACGTGAAGATTTCAGGAAGTATTCATATGCCTTAGCCTTAAATCCAAGCTCTGCTGCCATAATCGCGTGAATACTCCAACTTAAAGAAGAATCATGCAGGGTTTTAGGCTCATAGAAGTCCCAGGCAATCTGTTTTTGTTTTCTAGTAAAGGCATCATTATAGATATACATTAAGTGGAGGATATCAGCTTGCTTTACAATCTGGCACCGTAGTATAGTATCTAATGTTGCACCAGCTTCTGTAGCAATCTGTTTACCGGGCTTTAAGACTTTAGGATCCACTTTTTCCCTTTCAAGAAATAAATCATGCTCAATATAGAGCTTTTTTTGAGGATCGTAATTAATATAAATATTATTTGCGATTTTACGCCATTTAATAGACTCTCTGCCCTCAAAATTTATCTTCCTTTTAACTTTCTTCCAGGCCTTGGGATGTTTTTTCTTCATTAATTTGATTATTTCTCCAGCAATTGTTAGGTTCCAACGAGCCATCCAGTTGGTATAAACATTATTATTGACAATCCACCCATATTCATCAGGACCCTTGACAGTGTTAATAACGTACTTCTTTTTTATGGGACTGAAGTGAACCCTGCTTTCCCAGAAACGGGCAGTTTCGATTATGATTTCTGTCGCGTAATCCCTTATAAATTTTTCATCGCCTGTAGCTTGATAGTAATGCCAGATACCGTAAGTTATAGCAGCAACAACATGGACACCTAGATTTGCGTATTCCCATAGAAAACATTGTTCATCTCCTGGATAAGAACTCATCCAGGGATACATTGCCCCCTTAAATCCTATTTTTTTTGCTTTCTTACGAGCTTGAGGTAGCGTGAGGTAGCGATATTTTAAAAGAGTTCGGGCGGCTTCAGGGTTAGTATAAATGAAATAAGGGAGGATAAACATTTCCGTATCCCAGAAATAGTTACCCATATGCATTTCACTGGTTAACCCCCTGGAGCTTATATTCACGTAAGGGTCTTTTTCATTACACATCTGCATGAGATGATACATTGAAAAACGTATACTTTGCTGGTCGGCAGAGTCCCCCTCTATAGTTAAATCTCCTGTTTTCCATCTCTCGGCCCATATTGCGGCGTGTTCTTTAAAGAGTCTATCGAATCCTTTTTTCAATCCTTCCTTTGATTTTGAGATTGCGCTTTTTTTCAAATCTTTTACGTTATCTCGGGAGCCATAGACAGCAACAATTTTTTCAAAGATGTATTCATTGTTTGATGTTGCATCAAATTCTATAGTACGACTAATAAATTTATCTTTTTGGTTTAATCGATAGCTAGGTAAAATATCTATGTTTTTAGAATAGAGCTTTGTTTGTATGGCTTCGCAAACTCTATGTTTTGTTGTTTTTGTTATTGTTGTCAGAAAGACCCCGTTTGCCCCTACAGGGCCTTTTTTATATTCTTCAAGATGGTAGTGTTTAGCTTCTCCAATCTGGTATCCGCTCACACGAAAATCAATATTGCCAATATTGGCATCTAAATCATTTTCAATTTTAATTTTCCCGTTATAATTCAGTGGACGAATCTTATATTTTAAAGCTGCAATGTGAGGATCTTTTAGACTTACTATACGGGAAATCTCAAAGTAGGTGATATTCCCTTTAGGATCCTTCCATTCAAAAGAACGAGTAACGATTCCTTTATACATGTCCAGGGCCCTATGATATTTTCTAACTTTTCCCGTAGAGAGGTTAAGGGGGCTTTTGTTTATTGTTACTCTAGTGCTGAAATAATCCGGGAGATTGACAATTTCCTGGTAGTTTTGTTCATAAGTGTCAAATACACCAGCTACAAAAGTCCCTGGGCATATCTTTGAACCGCTGAACCCTTCTTCCAATGAAGCCCGTGTTCCCATATAGCCATTTCCTAAGGCGAAAATAGATTCCCACACCCTGCTCTTTTTTGGTTGATATGGGGTTTCTACTAGTAACCATTCTTTTCCTTTAGTTTGTGAATTATTTTTCTTCATATTTCCTCCTGTGTTTATGACTACAGTTTTGTTATAAAGCTAATTATAAACATTTTGCTTCAAGTGTCAATTACAAAATTCCAAAAAAGGCTCTTTAAAAGCCCCAAAATGGTGTAGAGGGCTTCGATTATACAGATATCCTCTAATGATGTGAAACCGTTTTCTTTGTTAAAAAAAAGCTTGACAAACTTGAAACAAAGTTTTATAATCTAAAATATATAGAACATAGAAATGTAAAAATTAAAAGATTAAACTATCTTGTATCCATCTAGAATTGTTATAACTTAGTTGTTGACAAAGCGTTAAAAATGTGGTATACTTTAAATAGAAGATAAAAAAACTTTTAGAAAGACATTAGAAACATTACTTATCGAAAAAGGTAAACCTACTAAAAAGCAATATAAGTAGGGGCACAAAGCTACGGATCCTAAAAGGAAAGCCGGGTTGCCGAATAAGTAAGAAGGCAATCCGGCTTTTGTATTTTAGTTCGCGATCAATCTTGGATCGCTTTAATATAGAGTAGGAAATTTAAGAAATATAAACCTAGAAGTAAAAAAAGAAAAGAAAGGAAAGGAGGATAATTAAATGAATAAGTTAAGATTGCTTTTTTTGACTATGCTGCTAGCGGGACTTATTCTGTCAGTTGGTGCATCTGTGAGTTTAGCCGAAACTGATACGGAAGAGGTAGATGTAGCGGTCACTATTAGCTCAACCTTTGGATTTACTGTAGATGACACAAGTCTATTGACATTTAACGCTGGATCTCCTGTAACTGCAGGGGCAGAGTATGTAGCGGATCGTGCTCTTGGTATCATAGCCCAGTCAAATAATGGCGTGGCTTGGACTATGGAGCTTGCTGGTGGACCTCTGGGAGAAACAGGTGGTGCAACACTTGATCAAGCTAATTTCAGGTTTTGGCACACTACTGATAATGGTGCTGATCCTGCTTTACCTGAAGGAACACTTACTCCAACTTTTGGAACTGATGCACCTATGACCGCATCTGATCAACTTATCTATCAATCTACACTTGCAGAAGGTACGGATGAGTACATAGCACTTGGAGTAGGATTGAAAATAATTGTTCCTGCAGACCAACAGGCAGGCGATTATACTACTAGTGTTACCCTAACCATGACTGATTCGACATAATCTAAACGCGCTATCTTGTTGTGGTTTATCAAAGCTGAATTTAAGAAAGGGTAGGACGTAGATTTTCAGAGATGTCTTACCCTTTCTTATTTTAAAAGACTCGTATTCTTGACAATTCTGGATGTGTGTGATACCCTTATTGTTCAGAACGGATTGATTTATTGGGAGATAAGATGAAAAAGATTGTAGTAATAATTATTTTTTTTCTTATTGCCGTATTCTTTTTTAATGCGGAAGCTAAGGCTGAGTTTACCATTCAAGTAGATAGATACTCCATTGATTTTGGTAATCTGGATTTGGGAGAAGTTAGATCTGATGTGCCAAGTGATGGACTAGAGATAACTTGTACTTCAGATTTGGGCAATCCTTGGGAATTACGAATCTCTAATATCCAACCTCTTGTTCATGTATATAACCCAACTCAATTTATCCCTGATACAAATTTTAGATGGTATAGTGTATCTACAACCGGCGGTGGGGTTTTAGAGAGTGAAGAAAAGGATTTTACTCAGGAAAGGGTTATTTATTCTGCCCCTTTAGGAGAAGGAACTACTGGTACGAGAGTGGTAGTGAAATTTAAATTGATTGTTCCTCAGATGGTTCAGGCAGGTAGGTATGAGACTAGGATTATAATTACTATGACGGAGTAAATAAATGAAGATTATTTTTATTATTGGTTTTATCCTATGTTTGACCTTTAGCCTGTTAAGTGAGGCTATGGCTTTTTCAATAAATCTTGACCCCCCTAATTTAACATTGTCTATTCCTCCTGGAGGGAGCGAGAGCGGTATAATTACGCTGACTAATAAGGGAGATGTGTCATTAAGAGTAGTAGTATATACTGGAGATTGGACTTACGGTGTAGATGGTGTCAAGGAGTTTGGACCAGCTGGGACAACCCCTTTTTCATGCGCTGATTGGTTGCATATCTTTCCTACAGAGTTTGAGCTCCCAGCCGGTGAAAGTAAAGAAGTTCAATATACCTTAACAGTCCCTCTCGATGCATCTGGTGGTCATTATGGGGTCATATTTTTTGAGGCAGATATAGGAATGCAGCCATCTTTAGGTACGAGTGTACGGGTAGCCGGACGTATTGGGACAATTATTCTTCAAGAGACAGAGGGAATGGTGGATAGGAGGGGCAGTATTGTTTCTCTTACAACAGGTCCTCCTGATGAAAATAAAGGCTTTGATATTAATTTACGTTTTAAGAACGAAGGCAATGTCCGTATCGGGGCTAAAGGGACAGTTAATATTATTGATAAGGATGGTAATTTTTTTGGGAGGGAGGAGTTTCCGGAGATAAAGACGTTACCTGGGGATATCAGGGAGTCTATGGCAACTTGGCTGGGGAGATTACCTGTAGGTGAATATTTTTTAGTAGTCACTGTAGATATAGGAGGAGAAGAAGTGGCTATTGAAGAACTTAAGATAACAGTGATTAAGAAAGGCCAGATTGAAGAAGTTAGTGCTGATTTTTTACCTGATGGCACTCCAGAATTCTCAGTCAAGGTCGCTAATATAGGGAACATTAACATTGAGGCAAAGGGCCGGGTCGAAATACTAGATGCTAATAAAAAGATAATCCAAACCTTACCTCTAAAGGAAGATTTAATACTCCCTAAGAGGGAAAGAGTTTTTACAGTTGGACTTGATAGTCCATTGTCTCCCGGCGAATATTTTTTGGCAGCTACTGTAGATATGGGAAAAGGGGAGGTGGCTGTTAAAGAGCAGAAGATAACAGTGATTAAGAAAGGCCGGATTGAAGAAGTTAGTGCTGATTTTTTACCTGATGGCACTCCAGAATTCTCAGTCAAGGTCGCTAATGTAGGGAATCTTAACATTGAGGCAAAAGGTCAGATTGAGATTCTAAATGCCAATAGAGAAAAGATCCAAACCTTATCAATAAAGCAAGGCTCGATAATCCCTAACAGCGCCCAAGTTTTTACAGCAAAACTTAATAATCCATTGTCTACTGGTGAATATTTTGTGGTAGCTACTATGGATATAGGAGAAGATAAAGGTTTCGTTAAGGAAACCAAAATAACAGTAGTTAAAAAAGGTAAAATCGATGGAATTATTACCAGTTTTAGAGACGGTAATATCCCGAAATTTTCACTTAAGTTTTCCAATATTGGTAATATTAGTATTAAAGCTAAGGGACATATCGAAATCATAGATACAAATGGGGAGACTATTCATGTTTTACCGTTAAGTGAAAAGTCAATACTTCCGCATAGTGAAGTTATCTTTACAACTGAACTTGATAGTTCGTTATTCTCTGGCGACTATAAAATCTTGGCGACGGTAAATTATGGTGACAAAATTCTTACAAAAGAAGATACTATATCTATTAAATGAAGAAAAAGATTATACGGCATCTTGTAATCATCTTTTTTCTCTTCGTTTCCATTACTAACTCTTTTGCTGAAGAAGAGAAAGAGATAATATCAGCCAGAGAAGTCGCCATGGATTATACGTCTGAAGATGAAGGGGCTGATAGTTCTTTAGAAAAGGTAACACTTCAAGAAGGTAAATCCAAAGAAATCCCTGCCAGGAATATTACTCGCCATTTAAGCATTAATCCAGACATTGCTATAACAAAGAAAGTTTCCTCCGATATATTGTCTATTACTGGTTTTAAGAAAGGCCTAACGTATATCCATGTTTGGGACGATGATGGCAGGAGGACTGTTAGGGTGAATGTAGAGGAAAAGGCAAAAGAGGAAATGGTTTTTGCAGCGGCAGTAAAAGATACTGTATCTAAGATAGAAGTAGAAATTGGAGGATCGACATTAATTTCAGGGAAGAATATTACCCGTTACTTAAGTATTGATCCGGGGATTGTAACCGCTGAAAGAATATCAAAGGAGACCTTGTCAGTTACCGGCATTAAATATGGTTGGACGTTTATCCATATCTGGGGCGATGAAGGTAGAAGAACTATAAGTGTAGCGGTGAGAAGAAAAGGGTTTTTTGAAGCAAGAGAGAGAAAGAAAAAACTTCCTCAAGAATTGAAACCGTTCAGAGCCAGTTACTCTTTTGACATATCGAACAACTCTGTTAAATCAGATCTCTCTCAACATGAATATGTTGATAAACGATTCTCTCACATCTTTTCTTTAAATGGAGAGACTCCATGGGGAGAGGTTGATTCAAGGCTCCAATTTAGAGGCAGGGATGATAGGGTAAGTCGGCGTGATGAAGATATCACCTATTTTAATATAAATCTAAAAAATAAAGATCTTGAATTTACTTTAGGAGATAAGCGGATAAATTATTCCAGTTTAACTCTACCCTATGTTCGATATCAAGGAGTCAATTTGAAGGCATCTTTAGGTGAAAAATTGGATTACGATATTGTTTGGGGTGCTGAAGGGCAAAGGTTATATGGAAACAGGATAATAGATCAATCTTTACCTAATCCCTATTTCTCTGGATTAAAGACAGATTTTCATGTAACAGAGAAATTAGATCTTACTACTACATTCCTTCGAGGAAAGGATGCAGGGGACACTATTAGTGAACAGGTAGTAGCTACAGGATATAAATTGGATTTAGATAAAATTAATCTTAGAGGTGAATATGCATTTGGAGATGATAAGGATAATATAGCATGGGAGAGTGAAATGCGGGTGAATCTACATAAGATGGGTTTTGGAGCAATTTATCGAGATTATGACCCTGAGTATAAGACTGTTATAGGTAGTGTTGGCAATCGAGGCCATAAAGGTATATATTTATCTTTTTTCCATAATCCATTTGATTTAATTGGTATTTCCGCTTATTATGACCGATTCCAAAATAGA contains:
- a CDS encoding LamG domain-containing protein, whose protein sequence is MMRKFSIAAISLSLICLLSGLCYADVSDTILLRVTVMDDNNPLEIYTASGYEAAFIKESGNIAYIRDSYTGQDICEGNDYNLWQVFSYAIDRMVIDDNNNGDTSRNSFGYREVLGHRTSLMQVSYSLNAEEARGGNGYCIQLEYESTSDYDAQFARYTHYFGDGISHVELSGQDFISFWIKGDTAEDSGPFSLTLWSGAYASVYMGDYLPEGRITTEWQQVHIPLNAFFAPGYSFPENMDSWANFSFEIRGNEVGIGSGTYFIDDLEFSYGSYPDAWKWWVGSWEFANLGGYDFILEKVDPDRWLFHYRLTDPTPSDFIDIEFRFYDYYFDVVFYVLNNCSYEEEIIHGVRFPMDIGFTSDNIDQVILPIVDGVAIQGDWFGKGENASFKYQGGVSSDFVGIEDKYESRLAIYTLEPDPLEHHPAELTLDGEHQYNPLSDFHHIFFTHIDVGESWQSPVVRFRVGSTIQEALTDYSLENGFSSLPTLEEKCNDYNPYLFERLSKSPLLKIDMLGAGQESYQYVYGTLLPLLPEPSIAHLVTYWEGGFDNNYPDYVMPGQSPNPSFGTEEDFIDIFTEHDSTQQIMPYTNPTWWDYNSEIYGINGDDLIAKNLSGYGVMEKYNSSAGFVTSPYQIDVQNRILENIDYFSDVYPSNLLFQDQLAARGFFHDIHPSAPDFLSYGQGWIENAVYYATEIPLYTEDCFDRLVSPEVGFCGTYLKNCHPNLNVDRGKVDMWVQPNWGSSDTNPHTFWYAHKETYNKNSIYIQYWPPFIEFVIYDAGGTLHRVGYTATHQAGDWLHVEARWYCSNTDEDEYCFMSISENGSVRDDSSTLWDSWAYDFGSLMTIGNNGDGGQPADAIIDDLRIYETELGEGRPIFYCSFEDTLEDEGGTLPSDSYGVTFVDCGPLREGRGVFVDSQTQLRYSTNDRGFFKPYPVAMLLYHDKVAFYQHNLHNTNMSKNKYSLSYNAVFGINHSLNVWSYYDEYGQKNEDFSAPLRIADGFQKSFLSRVFGQEMEEFEYVSGENKKVILTSFGEGEDAITVIGNFNPDNTYNYPSFPEISIAPEGFLAVGEYESLVAGIFNGVFNGESLSSGDHYLVIERKILESTPIIEIAQLYGESTELSIDISDWDGDLVGLDAITEEGSIIPTSFSVDGDIVNFYYENVINNEDVLLYRLR
- a CDS encoding DUF1735 domain-containing protein; the encoded protein is MKRILLVFFVSFFFVQSASAGGLSTTFGEVLVEDLRIGEAYSMEKEAKVPLIITNTSNQEVKLKIEVLTPQESELKESFEAIPDIGWVELSQNEFVIGSGQSIKTDVIISIPDDEKYLDKKYQVFIWSYTVGRSIGLGLKSKLLFSTRKAETESR